A genome region from Arachis duranensis cultivar V14167 chromosome 6, aradu.V14167.gnm2.J7QH, whole genome shotgun sequence includes the following:
- the LOC107495213 gene encoding uncharacterized protein At4g00950, which yields MESHNKNKRLNHGSHTPPKLSLVATSRTTMPPDAPTPPPRTVPVSVPFQWEEAPGKPRPCHASSESNNKGSDVARALELPPRLSTTNTKVSKTMSMPSPTTVLEGPYVMRATSFTTPFRNQKESWNANFVSSRWSGNNKNNGVESEGTFDFSSWTEDENGTVKITRIRRKGSFSQAKSQLWSSIYQSVKQVVPWRRRHERQRKSDNKI from the exons ATGGAGTCacataacaaaaacaaaagactcaATCATGGATCACACACACCACCCAAGCTCTCCCTTGTGGCCACTTCACGGACAACTATGCCCCCAGATGCTCCGACACCGCCGCCACGGACGGTGCCAGTCTCCGTTCCGTTTCAGTGGGAGGAAGCACCGGGGAAGCCCAGACCGTGCCACGCATCATCTGAGTCAAACAACAAAGGTAGTGACGTGGCACGAGCCTTGGAGCTTCCTCCGAGGTTGTCAACAACCAACACAAAGGTTTCCAAGACTATGAGCATGCCTTCCCCAACAACGGTCTTGGAAGGGCCTTATGTTATGCGTGCCACATCTTTTACGACGCCGTTTAGGAACCAAAAGGAAAGTTGGAATGCCAATTTTGTGTCTAGCAGGTGGAGCGGCAATAACAAGAATAACGGTGTGGAGAGTGAGGGTACTTTTGACTTTTCAAGTTGGACTGAAGATGAAAATGGTACGGTCAAGATCACAAGGATTAGGAGAAAGGGGAGCTTCTCTCAGGCAAAATCGCAGTTATGG AGTAGCATTTACCAAAGCGTTAAGCAAGTAGTTCCATGGAGACGCAGGCATGAAAGGCAAAGAAAATCAGACAACAAAATTTGA